GGATTTTGAATTTATCTCCACCAGTTAATGATGACATTAAATCAGTTTGTTGAGATGCAGGGAAACCTAAATCTTCTAAAATCTTTGTAATTTTTACATCATACTCATATGTTGGGTCTTCTTCAACGCAAACAATTTCTAACTCTGCAAGTCTGTTATTTACTTCATCAGTAAACTCTGGACTCATATATAATTCTTCTTTTTCTTTTATTGCGTCATATAATCTTTTGTTTCCTAATAAAACTGTATCAAATAAAGAATACTCTTCATATGCAAATTGGTTTTGGCTTAATGTTCCAACTTTTTTACCATTTTGAACTTGTACTTCACCTTCTGTTGCTTCATCTTCACCAGAAAGAATCTTAAGAAAAGTAGATTTACCTGCACCATTTGCACCGATAAGACCGTATCTTTTCCCTTGATCTAGTTTTAAATTGATATCTTGAAATAACACTCTTGGTCCGAATGCTTTTTTAAGATTTACTACTTGAACCATAAAATTAACCTTTTTGTTCTTGATTTTGGGCGATTATATCTAAAGTAAACTATAAATACATTTAGAGATTTTTATAATCTCTATTTATATAACTTTAGAGGAGAGAAAAGGTGGAAAAGCTTAAAAGCTTTCCCACTCATCATCATCTTTTGTATTGTTTGCAGTTATTGTTTTTGTTTGTGATTGTACTGAGTTGGTACTCTTTTTTGTTTCACTTTGAGAAATAGTACTCTTTGTTGTATTTGCTTTTACAGGAGTAGCTTGAACTGTTTTTTGCTTTGTAGTTTTTGTTTTGTTTGAACCGATATTTATATTATCTTTTCCATCAAACTCTTTTTTATTTGCATCTTCTACAATATCCTCAGAGATTTTTGCAGTTTGTGTTGCAATATCATATGTTTGTGTTGCAACTGAAGCATTCTCTTGAGTTTGTTTATCTAAAGAGTTTACAGCATCATTAATTTGTGAAATTCCTACTTGTTGCTCTTTAGAAGCTGATGAAACTTCATTTATAAGTTCAATTGTTTTAGAGATATTCGTATTTAATTGAGAATAACCTTGAATCATCTCTGTAGAGATTGTTTTACCCTCATTTGCTTTTACATTTGCATCTTCTACTAAAGTCTTAATCTCTTTTGCTGCTTCAGCTGACCTTGAAGCTAGGTTTCTAACTTCTTGCGCAACTACAGCAAAACCTTTACCTGCTTCACCTGCTGTTGCTGCTTCTACAGCTGCATTTAGTGAAAGAATATTTGTTTGGAATGCAATTTGGTCAATTACAGTAATTGCTTCATTAATTGCTCCAACTTTTTCATTTATCTCATCCATTGAAGCAGTTGTTTTAGTTGCTAAGTTTTCACCTGTAGATACAGATGCAGTTACATCACTTGCTAAGTCTGACATTTGATGCATTTTTTCAGAGTTATTGTTAACTGTAGATGTAATCTCTTCTAATGCTGCTGCTGTTTCTTCTAAAGAAGCTGCTGCTGTATTTGAAGCATTGTTTAGATTATTTACATTTGATAATAACACTGAAGATGAATCTTGTAAGATAAGTCCATTTCTTTTATTATCTTGTAGCATTTTTGTTGTTGCTTCACCTAGGTTATTTACTCCAAGAGCAAGTTTTTCTAAATGCTCTTTAATACCTTGACTATCAACTTTTGCTCTAAAGTCAAGATTTGAAAAGCTTTCTAATACAGCTAATACTTTACTAATATTTGTTTCAAGGTTATCACCCATTTTATTAACAACTGTTAATAATTCACTTAGACCTTGATTTCTAGTTGAAACATTAATTCTTTGAGATAAATCACCTTGTTCAAATTCGTGCATTACTTGAACTACTTGATTTATAACATTTTTTTCACTCTCTAATTCAAGTTCAATAT
This window of the Arcobacter sp. F155 genome carries:
- a CDS encoding methyl-accepting chemotaxis protein, translated to MKNLTIKMKLIIIASVSTFGFLLTAFFVNKIIHDFHVLAESQLLVERLSSNAYELRKHEKDFLARKDLKYKDKFVKTVNDLENNEKMLLKDLTEQDIATEDIETFLAYVKEYESVFLDLVTLQQQIGLNPKDGLYGSLRASVHKVQESAKKSNNSELLAIVYDLRKQEKDFMLRRDLKYVKKFESIIDKLLASSTLMTPERVENLKTYKKDFLLLIDAEVKKGLTSNDGIMKQMRATIHKTEKMHAKMTEDILKAIEDKFTQIKIMIFTLIVISIILVLVFSFYISNGLNRSIYAFQEGLEDFFRYLNKEVDSVKLLDDSSKDEVGTMSKVINQNIKNIELELESEKNVINQVVQVMHEFEQGDLSQRINVSTRNQGLSELLTVVNKMGDNLETNISKVLAVLESFSNLDFRAKVDSQGIKEHLEKLALGVNNLGEATTKMLQDNKRNGLILQDSSSVLLSNVNNLNNASNTAAASLEETAAALEEITSTVNNNSEKMHQMSDLASDVTASVSTGENLATKTTASMDEINEKVGAINEAITVIDQIAFQTNILSLNAAVEAATAGEAGKGFAVVAQEVRNLASRSAEAAKEIKTLVEDANVKANEGKTISTEMIQGYSQLNTNISKTIELINEVSSASKEQQVGISQINDAVNSLDKQTQENASVATQTYDIATQTAKISEDIVEDANKKEFDGKDNINIGSNKTKTTKQKTVQATPVKANTTKSTISQSETKKSTNSVQSQTKTITANNTKDDDEWESF